The genomic DNA CGCCGTTCATGTTTCAGCCGGTGGTGATCGGCAATGAGCCGTTTATTCAGGAAGAAATCAAGCGGATTGAAGCCCGTGGAAAGACGGCCATGGCAGAGGCCAAGGCTCAGATGGCGTCGCTCAAGTTAAAAGGCAAGCTGGTGTCTGAGCGCGGGTCAGCCGGCTCGACCATTCTCGATCGTGCGCCGCAGCGTGATGGACTGGTGGCGATCGGGAGCCGGGGGTTGGATGCGCTCGACCGGTTCATGCTCGGGAGTGTCTCGACCCAGGTGACGTTGCATGCGCCCTGCTCGGTTCTCATTGTGAAGGAAGAACCGCGCCCGCTGAGCCGGATTCTCTTCGCAGCCGACGGGTCCAAAGCCTCGGAGAAGGCGTTGCGGTTCCTGCTGACCAAACTGCACCCGGAAGAGCGGGAAGGCCTGGAGCCGATCGATGTGGTGGTGATGCACGCCATGCCGTTCCTGAAGTTTCCGGAACTCAAAGAGGCCGGCGCCCGCCTGGTCGAGCAATGCGCGAACAAGCTGCTGAAGGCCGGGTATGTGGTTGATGAAGTGGTCCAGCTTGGGAAACCGGCCGATGAGATCTTGAAAGTGGCGACGAAGAAGAAAGTCGATCTGATCGTGACCGGGGCCAAAGGCATGGGGGCTGTCGCCAGGTTCCTGCTGGGCAGTGTTTCGACCAAGGTTGTGCAGCACAGTACGTGCTCGGTGCTCGTGGTTCGTTAGGCAGGCTGTTGACAAAGGCTGCCAGCGGCGTTCTCTCGGCGTTCAACAGCCTGCGGCAGATTCTGGGAACGTCCGTGGCTCTGCTGGTTCCTCCCGGGGCAACTAACCCGCATTA from Nitrospira sp. ND1 includes the following:
- a CDS encoding universal stress protein, whose amino-acid sequence is MKVLIATDGSKYGKWATEWVARMPFAEKPDVSVLHVTDVEALRAPFMFQPVVIGNEPFIQEEIKRIEARGKTAMAEAKAQMASLKLKGKLVSERGSAGSTILDRAPQRDGLVAIGSRGLDALDRFMLGSVSTQVTLHAPCSVLIVKEEPRPLSRILFAADGSKASEKALRFLLTKLHPEEREGLEPIDVVVMHAMPFLKFPELKEAGARLVEQCANKLLKAGYVVDEVVQLGKPADEILKVATKKKVDLIVTGAKGMGAVARFLLGSVSTKVVQHSTCSVLVVR